Below is a genomic region from Microbacterium sp. LWO12-1.2.
CGGAGGACCGCTACGTCGTGCACCTGCTCGGCTCGCTCCCGAACCGTCTCGACGGCATCCACGTCGTGCTCGACTGCGCGCACGGCGCGGCCTCCGGAGTCTCGCCCGAGACCTTCCGTGATGCCGGTGCCGAGGTGACGGTGATCGGTGCGGATCCCGACGGTCTCAACATCAACGACGGCGTGGGCTCGACCCACCTCGACAACCTCGCAGAGGCCGTCGTGCGCCTGGGCGCCGACATCGGCATCGCCCACGACGGCGACGCGGATCGCTGCCTGGCTGTCGACGCGCAGGGCGCTCACATCGATGGCGACCAGATCATGGCGATCCTCGCGGTCGCGATGAAGCAGCGCGGACATCTCACGGACAACACCCTCGTGGCGACCGTGATGAGCAACCTCGGCCTGCACGTGGCGATGCGCGAGAACGGCATCACGGTGCGCCAGACGGCAGTCGGCGACCGCTACGTGCTCGAAGACATGAACCGCGGAGGCTACGCCCTCGGTGGCGAACAGTCCGGTCACGTGATCATGAGCGAGTTCGCGACGACCGGCGACGGTCTCCTCACCGGCCTGCACCTGGTCGCGGAGATGGCCCGCCAGAAGAAGTCGATCGCCGAGCTTGCCGCAGTTATGACCGTGTACCCGCAGGTGCTCATCAACGTCCGCGATGTCGACAAGGATCGCGTCGTCGACGATGAGGGCGTGCAGCACGCGGTGCGCGCTGTCGAGACGGAACTCGGTGACAGCGGCCGAGTGCTGCTGCGCAAGTCCGGCACAGAGCCGCTGGTGCGGGTCATGGTCGAGGCGGCGGATGCCGAATCGGTGCAGACCTACGCAGAGCGCCTCGCCGACGTCGTCCGCGAGCGCCTCGCGCTCTGACGAGTCTTCGCTTCACGAAGCCGGCCGACCGCTGATCACAGCGGTCGGCCGGCTTTCTTCGTCACGCGACCTGGGCACCCTGCCCACCCTGATCAGGGGGCGGCGCAGATGCGGTACGGGCTGCCATCGATGATCGTCTCCGTGGCGCACGTGAGACCCGTCAGACGGGGAACCTCCGCCATCGCGGTCGCGTCGAACAGGCCCACGTGTGCTCCTGTGAGCACGATCGCAGGGATTGCGGCGCCCCAGGGCTCGGCAGCGAGCCACTCCGTGCCGGTATCGGAGACCCATTCGGTGAGCGGGGCCACAGCAGCCCGTTGATGCGCCAGAGTCTGGTCTCGTGGGGTGAAGCTCGACGCAGTGTGAGCGGTGGCGCCGACGCCGACGACGAGGGCGAATGCGGTCGCGGTCACGGCGGCGAACCGCGCGGCGTTCCCGCGCGGGAGGCGTCGAGCCGACCAGACAGCGGTGGCGGCGAGTACCGGGACGAACGCGAAGATGCCGACGCTCGGATGCCGCACCCAGAGTGGCAGGTGCGAGGCCGTGGCCCACCAGAGGATGAAGGTGAGCGTTCCCAGCGCGGCGGCCGAGCCGTAGGCGAGCACGAGACGATCCGCAGACAGGGGAGCCCGGTGTGCGATGACCACTGCGGTGATGATCGCGGCGACCAGCAGCAGGGCGGCGAGGGCTGCGACCGGAGCAGGCACTGACCAGGAATCGGCGAGCGTCATCAGCTTCTGCAGCACTGTCGTGGACGCGCCCTGGCCTCCGCTGCGGACGAAATGCACCAGATCTCGGAGGTGCTGCACGTATCCCGATCCGCCGAGCGACAGCAGCGCAGACAGCTCGACCAGCAGCGTGGGCGTGCCGACGAGCACCAGCGGCAACCAGGAGCGGCGCAGGAAGTCGCGCAACCGCGCCCACCCTTGCCCGTCGGACAGAATCCACAGCGCGAGGGCGAAGGCAGGCAGGGCCAGCAGCGCGATGAGCTTCGCCTGCACGGCGAGACCGACCAGCAGCCCGGCGAGCCAGGCGCGCCGCGGCAGTGCGACGAGCGCCCAGACCAGGAGGGCGGCCGCGGGTATCTCGCCGAGCAGGTCGGCAGGCCCCTGGATCGGCGAGACACCTGCCGAGGTCGTGAAGGCGAGCGGTACCGCGAGCGCGAGCAGAGCGGCCCAGCGCCCGCCGATCCGGCGGCCGATGATCGCGAGCCCGACGAGCAGCAGCAGCCAATAGGTGAGAGGAATCAGCCGCGCGCCGATCACCATGTCGACGCCGGTCGTGAGCACGGCGGCGACGGGGAGAAGTACAGCGGGCCCGGTGGAGATGCGCGGATCGAAGGGGGTGATGGTCGAACCGGACAGCGCGCCGTCGCTGGAGTATCCCAGCCCGGCGAGCAGATTGCGCGGGACGGTCAGGTTGAACGCCTCGTCTTCCCAGAAGCGCCACACCACCAGGCTGTGCCACGACACGATGGCATGACCGATCACGAGGGCTGCCGCCAGCGCCCAGAAGAGCACGGTGCGACCCCGGATCATCGGAGGACGCGCTCCGGGCGGCGGATGGCGCGGAGCGGCGCCTGGGGTCGCAGCGAAAGTGTCCACGCCTCGAGCAACGCGACCCTGACGAACTGTCGGAGTCGTTTGGGCGGTAGCGTGACGCCGGCCCCGCGGCCCCACATGGTCCCGGTCGTCGATGAACCGCGCCGGGGGATGCTGGCCACGCGCAGGTAGCGCACCGTGAACCCCGCCCGCGCCTCCGCGAGCGAGAAGTGCACGTGCGGTACCGACGCATCGGCGGGGATCGCATCGACCAGAACCTGAAGCGCTTCCGGCCGGTAGGCGCGCAGCGGGGTGTTGACGTCGGGGACGCGACGCCCGGCTGCGCCGGCCACCAGGACCCCGACCGCCGAGGTGAGCACTTTGCGGTACCACGGGTCGGTGCGTCCGTCGCGCACGCCGTGCACGACATCCGCGTTCTCGCGGAGCAGTGCCGAGATCAGTCGGGGGAAGTCGGTTCCGTAGAACTGCCCGTCGCCGTCGACGTGCACCAGCACATCCGGTGCAGCGGCCAGGCCGGCACGGTATGCGGCGAGTGCGGTCGGGCCGTGCCCGCGGTTCGTGGGCTGCACCTCGACGGTCACATCGTCGACGCCGTCGAATACTGTCGCCGTGGCATCCGTCGAGCGGTCGTCGGCGATGTGGAAGCTGACCTGGTCTGCCAGGGGGGAGACGGCGCCTCTGATCTCATCGATGAACTCGCCGATGCCCTCCGACTCGTTGTACGCCGGCATCACGATGGCGAGATGGGCGATGGTCACGGGTTCCTCCGAACTGCCGCGTTCGGAGAGGGCGCGCGCAGCAAGTAGCCTAGTCGAGTCATGAAACCAACCTCCCGATTGCGGCGTCTCGCCGGCCTGGGCAGTCGCTTCCTCATCGTCGGCGGGTTGAGCACGCTGATCGAGATCGGTGTCTTCAACCTTCTCGTCTACGTGTGGGGGTGGGACGTCGTCTCCGCGAAGATCGTCGCCTCGCTGGTCGCGCTCGTCAACGCCTACTTCGGCAACCGCGAGTGGACCTTCCGGCACCGTGACCGACGCGGACGGATCAGTGAGCTCGTGCTCTTCATCCTGACCAACGTCGCCTGCACGGCGATCGGTGCGGGACTGGTCTGGCTCGGCGTCGAGTTGGCGGCGGGAATCCTGGGCCGAACGCCCGGGCCGATCGCTGTGAACGGCGTCAACCTCGTGAGCATCGTGATCGTCGTGGCGCTGAGGTTCGTGCTCTACCACTCGATCGTCTTCCGCTCGCCGACTCCCCGCTGACTCACTGTCGGCATCACTGCGCCGACTCCGCACGCCTCGCTGCCTTTCGCGCGGCCCTCGTTCCGGCGGCACCACCGAGCTCGTGGGTCGACCCGTAGGTGTACGCACCGTAGCCGTAGCTGTCGGGACCCTTCGTGGGCAGCATCGTGATCACGACGCCGAGGAGGTCGACACCCGCGGTCTGCAGGGTGCGGAGCGCGCCCTGCAGCTCGGGCTTGCGGGTCTTTCCCGATGCCGCGGCGAGGATGATTCCGCGGGTCTTCTTGCCGATCACGGCGGCATCCGTCACGAGCAGGAGCGGGGGAGCATCGATCAGGATGTAGTCGAAGTACTCTTCGAGCGTCGAGAGCACGGTGTCCATCGCACTGGAGCCGAGCAGCTCGCTCGGGTTGGGTGGGACCGGTCCGCTGGGCAGGACGTAGAGCTCATGCGTTCCCCACTTGCGCAGTGCCTCGGACAACGGCACCTGGCCGATCAGCACGTTGGTGAGTCCGACCCCGCCCTCCATCGCCATGTAGTCGGCGATGCGGGGCAGGCGCAGATCGCCATCGATCAGGGCGACGCGAGCACCGGTCTCGGCGAGTGCGATGGCGAGGTTCGCCGTCGTCGTCGACTTCCCCTCGCCGGGACCTGAGCTCGAGACGACGAAGGTGCGGGAGTCGGCATCGACGTCGAGGAACTGCAGGTTGGTGCGCAGCGTGCGGAACGACTCGGCCCGGGGGCTTCGCGGATCGGCGTGCACGATCAGCGGTCGCTTGGGTGCGTCAGGGTCGAAGGCGATACCACCGAGAAGCGGTCGGTCGGTGAGCGCTTCGAGGTCGTGGAGAGTGTGGATGCGGGTGTCGAGGACCGTCCGCAGGACTGCGAAGCCGATACCCGCGGCGAGTCCGAGGAATCCGCCGATGATGATCAGCAGCGGGATGTTCGGGCTGGAGGGGGTCGTGGGTACCGCCGCCGGGTTGGTCACCGTCACGTGCACGGGACTCACGCCACCCTCGACGGCCGGTCGCTCGAGGGTGTTCTGCACGGCATCGGTGAAGCTGATCGCCGTCTGGTCGGCGATGGCGGCGGCGCGCTTCGGATCGGTGTCGGTGACCGAAATGTTGATCATCACCGTGTTCAGCGGCGTGCTCGCCGAGATCTTTCCCGCGAGCTGACGCGCGGTCATGTCGAGGCCGAGCTCCTCGATCACCGGGTCGAGCACGAGCGCCGTGCCGATCGTGTCGACGTAGCTGGTGACCATCTGGCGGGCGAAGGTGGTTCCCTGCACGAGGTCGCCGGTTGCGGCGCCTTCCGTGCGCACCGAAACGTAGAGCTGGGTGGACGTGACGTACTTCGGCGCCTGCAGATACGCGTATGCACCGCCGCCTGCGAGGCCGACCACGAGCAGGACGAGGATCGCTATCCAGTTCTTCTGCAGGATGCGGATGTAGTCGCGGAGTTCCACGTGGTCTTTCCTTCGTTCTTCTTCTCGCTCGTGGCGATGGTCAATAGGTTCTCGGGGCGGCAGCGGCTGCTGTTCAGCGTGCGCCGTCGCCGTACCCGTAAGCGCCGACCAGCGTCTTGTCGGGTCCGCGGGCGGGCATCATGGTGACGACGGTCCCGAGGACCTTGGCGCCGACGTTCTCGATATTGGTGACGGCGTCGCGAACCCGGGGGATCACGGACTTGCCGGCGGCTGTGACGAGGATCGCGCCGGACGTGCGCCGGGCGACCACCGCAGCATCCGTCACGAGCACGACAGGCGGGGCGTCGATGAGGATGATGTCGAACGCCTCGCGGAGGTCGGCGAGGAGGCCGGCCATCTCGGATGATCCGAGGAGCTCTGCCGGGTTGGGCGGCACGGTTCCGGAGGGCAGCACGAAGAGCGTGCCGCGTCCCCACCGCTGCAGCGCATCGGTGACGGCGAGACGACCCGCCAGCACCTCGGTCAGGCCGACGCCTCCCTCGATGCCGAAGTAGTCCGCGATGCGGGGCAGGCGCAGATCGGCATCGATGAGGGCGACCGTGGCGCCTGTCTCGGCGAAGGCCAGGGCGAGGTTGGCGACCGTGGTCGATTTGCCCTCGCCGGGGCCTGCGCTCGTGACCACGTACGACGGCGTCTCGCCGGCCGGTGAGAGGAATTGCACACTGGTGCGGAGCGACCGGTAGGACTCGGGGCGCGAACCGGTCGCTCCGCCCGACACGACCAGCGGCTGTGTACCTGCGGATGCGTCGAACGTCGTCGTGCCGAGGACCGGCGCACCCGTCGCCTCCGCCGCATCCTCGATCGTGCGCACGCGCGCATCGAGGACGGTGCGGAGCACGATGATGACGATTCCGGCCGCCAAGCCGAGCAGACCGCCGCCGATCAGGGCGACCGTGCGGTTCGGGGCGGAGGGGGCCGTGGGGACGACAGCCGGCTGGATCATGTCGATCCGCACGATGCTCCTACGGGTGTCGGACGGACGTTCGAGCTGCTCGGCGACAACCGTGGCGAAGCTGTCGGCCACGGCGTTGGCGATGCGCGCGGCGCGGCCCGGCTTGCCATCGGTGACGCTGATCGAGATCGTGGTCGACCCCGGCGCTGCCGACACCGACACGAGGTCGGCGAGGGCGGCGGTCGTCTCTGGCAGCCCGAGCTCGTCGATCACGGGCTGCAGGACGATCGAGCTGGGGATGATCGCCACGTAGCTGCCGACGGCCTGGAGAGCGTAGCTGCGTGCGAGGTTCAGCTCGGCGGTCGTGGCGGCGCCCTCGACGCTCTGAGCCTGGCCGATCACGAGAACTTCAGCGGTCGTCGAGTAGCGCACAGGAGCAGTGAGGCCGTAGAGCACGCCGGCGGACAGCCCGATCAGAGTGAGGGACACGAGCAGCACGATGTACTGTCGCAGTGCGCGCAACGACGACTGGACGTTCATGGCCCCCCACGAGTTCAGATACTCCGGCGATCGCCGTATCCTCGTTAGACAATACCTGTCACTTCTGCGGCGGCCTGTCGCGAAACGTCTCTCGATGCGGCGGGGAGAGGGGCTCACGCATGGCGTTCGACGAGATCTTCGACCTCGACAAGACGCGCGACCGTTCGCTGTTGCGCGAGCCGGATGCGAAGTCGCTCGCCGGAGAGCTCGATGCGGTGGTCGGACGCCGACGGGGCACGCGGATCAGTGCCGGTGCCGGGCACGATGTGCCGCGACTGGTGGCGATGGTCGAGGCCGCAGCGGCCGACCGGGTGCCGGCGACCGTGTCGCCCGAACCGCGGACGACCCGGCGATCGCCTCGGCGTCTCGATTGGATGACGGTGGTCGCCGGGGGACTGGCGGTGGTCGCGGTCGCGATCGCCTCGACGCTCACGGCTGTGCAGATCGCGACAGCGAGTCCGGTCGGCGATGCCCTGGTGCTGCTCGAGTCGGATGAGGATGGGCTGGCCGCGGCGGAGCAGGCGCTCTCCTTCTCGCGCAGCCGCATCGAGCAGCAGATCGAGACCGGGCAGGCACGAGCGGCGGCTCTGCAGACGAACCTGGCGTCGCTCACTCCGGACCCCGATGAGAGGCCGTTCGTCGGGGAGGATGCGCTCATCGCGATGGCGACAGCCGCAGCCGCGTACCAGGCGGCGCTCGACGCCGCGACGTTGCCGGCGGCGCTTCCGGCGTGGACTCCCGCGAAAGTCGACGAAGGCTCGCTCGCGAGTGTCGCCTCAGCGCTCGATGAGGTGCAGGAGCGCTCGGCGCTCGTCGACGCGGCGACGACGGAACTGCGCGGGGTGCGCACGGCCGTCGAGGGCGCCGACGCGGCGTTCGCTGCGGCCCTTGACGTCTTCGCGACAGCGCTCGCCAGCGGGGTCGAGGCGGAGCTCGATGCGTCGCCCGATCCGGATCAGGCTCTGCGCGATGCGGTGCAGGCGGCGAGCGCCCGCGCGGCCGCGACCGATCTCACCACCCCGGAAGGGGCAGTGGCGCTGCGCGCTTACGCCGACAGCGTGAGGGCGTTGCGCGCGGATCAGCTGCGTATCGCCATCGAGCTCGAGGAACGGTCTCGCCAGAACCAGACATGGAACCCGGGGACAGGGAACGAGCCGACCGCGCCGACGAACCCGGGGACGGGCAATCCGGGAACAGGGAACCCGGGCCCGACCGACCCCGGTCCGACGGATCCGGAGCCGACTGATCCGGAGCCCGATCCCGCCGGTTGAACGCTGCGGCACGCGCGTTCTGTTGCGTTTTCTGACGTAAGTTGATGCGTTGTTCAGCCAATATCTCGATCGGGCCGCGTAATCGCGGCGCTTCGGCGTTTTCGTGGCGCGCTCCTGTGTCACGATGGAACCGATACATCGGTCACCATGTAGGAACCAACCCTCTCGTCGGGCCCCAGACCTGGGCGAGAGGATCGGCGCGTTCACGCGCTCGCGGGGGGAATAGCAGTGCCATCGGGTTCTGATCTGAAAGAAGCGGTCTCAGTCGAGCAGAAGCGACGACGTCTCGCCGCGGCGATCGTCGACAGCGCCGCCTGGGCCGTCGGCATCGTGGTCGCCGTGATGGTCCGGTTCGAGTTCGACGCGTCGATCAACGGATGGATATCGATGGTCGTGCTGGCGGTGGTCGCCGCTGCGGGGCAGATCATCATCGGCTATTACCTCGCGTTCTACCGTGGCCGCTTCTCTTACGGGTCGTTCGATGAGGTGCGGGCGCTCGGGCTGGCAGTCACGGCGCAGGCGACCGTGCTGGCGGTGATCGTCATCGTCCTCGGACCGGTGATAGGCCTGCCTCGAGGTACGGTCATCGTCGCGTTCCCGTTCGTGCTGCTCCTGATGTTCGGCGTGCGCTACAGCGCCAGGCTCGTCATAGAACGGAG
It encodes:
- a CDS encoding polysaccharide biosynthesis tyrosine autokinase; this translates as MNVQSSLRALRQYIVLLVSLTLIGLSAGVLYGLTAPVRYSTTAEVLVIGQAQSVEGAATTAELNLARSYALQAVGSYVAIIPSSIVLQPVIDELGLPETTAALADLVSVSAAPGSTTISISVTDGKPGRAARIANAVADSFATVVAEQLERPSDTRRSIVRIDMIQPAVVPTAPSAPNRTVALIGGGLLGLAAGIVIIVLRTVLDARVRTIEDAAEATGAPVLGTTTFDASAGTQPLVVSGGATGSRPESYRSLRTSVQFLSPAGETPSYVVTSAGPGEGKSTTVANLALAFAETGATVALIDADLRLPRIADYFGIEGGVGLTEVLAGRLAVTDALQRWGRGTLFVLPSGTVPPNPAELLGSSEMAGLLADLREAFDIILIDAPPVVLVTDAAVVARRTSGAILVTAAGKSVIPRVRDAVTNIENVGAKVLGTVVTMMPARGPDKTLVGAYGYGDGAR
- a CDS encoding GtrA family protein, with protein sequence MKPTSRLRRLAGLGSRFLIVGGLSTLIEIGVFNLLVYVWGWDVVSAKIVASLVALVNAYFGNREWTFRHRDRRGRISELVLFILTNVACTAIGAGLVWLGVELAAGILGRTPGPIAVNGVNLVSIVIVVALRFVLYHSIVFRSPTPR
- the glmM gene encoding phosphoglucosamine mutase; translation: MPIFGTDGVRGLANGILTADLALTLAQATAVVLGQGRTAEARKAEGKRLTAVVARDPRVSGHFLTAAVSAGLASSGVDVLEAGVIPTPALAFLVADRDADFGVMISASHNAAPDNGIKIFARGGVKLPDEVELRIEEAMSGEMLRPTGAGVGRIDRFADAEDRYVVHLLGSLPNRLDGIHVVLDCAHGAASGVSPETFRDAGAEVTVIGADPDGLNINDGVGSTHLDNLAEAVVRLGADIGIAHDGDADRCLAVDAQGAHIDGDQIMAILAVAMKQRGHLTDNTLVATVMSNLGLHVAMRENGITVRQTAVGDRYVLEDMNRGGYALGGEQSGHVIMSEFATTGDGLLTGLHLVAEMARQKKSIAELAAVMTVYPQVLINVRDVDKDRVVDDEGVQHAVRAVETELGDSGRVLLRKSGTEPLVRVMVEAADAESVQTYAERLADVVRERLAL
- a CDS encoding glycosyltransferase family 2 protein; its protein translation is MTIAHLAIVMPAYNESEGIGEFIDEIRGAVSPLADQVSFHIADDRSTDATATVFDGVDDVTVEVQPTNRGHGPTALAAYRAGLAAAPDVLVHVDGDGQFYGTDFPRLISALLRENADVVHGVRDGRTDPWYRKVLTSAVGVLVAGAAGRRVPDVNTPLRAYRPEALQVLVDAIPADASVPHVHFSLAEARAGFTVRYLRVASIPRRGSSTTGTMWGRGAGVTLPPKRLRQFVRVALLEAWTLSLRPQAPLRAIRRPERVLR
- a CDS encoding polysaccharide biosynthesis tyrosine autokinase — encoded protein: MELRDYIRILQKNWIAILVLLVVGLAGGGAYAYLQAPKYVTSTQLYVSVRTEGAATGDLVQGTTFARQMVTSYVDTIGTALVLDPVIEELGLDMTARQLAGKISASTPLNTVMINISVTDTDPKRAAAIADQTAISFTDAVQNTLERPAVEGGVSPVHVTVTNPAAVPTTPSSPNIPLLIIIGGFLGLAAGIGFAVLRTVLDTRIHTLHDLEALTDRPLLGGIAFDPDAPKRPLIVHADPRSPRAESFRTLRTNLQFLDVDADSRTFVVSSSGPGEGKSTTTANLAIALAETGARVALIDGDLRLPRIADYMAMEGGVGLTNVLIGQVPLSEALRKWGTHELYVLPSGPVPPNPSELLGSSAMDTVLSTLEEYFDYILIDAPPLLLVTDAAVIGKKTRGIILAAASGKTRKPELQGALRTLQTAGVDLLGVVITMLPTKGPDSYGYGAYTYGSTHELGGAAGTRAARKAARRAESAQ